A section of the Petrimonas sulfuriphila genome encodes:
- a CDS encoding Nramp family divalent metal transporter: protein MSATNEKNSWIHGIGPGLIVAALVFGPSKLTITSKIGANHEYGLLWVIAVAIFFMAVYTVIAERIGIASEKTLLAMIGERWGKGFSMLIGIAIFLVCTSFQAGNSVGVGIAIGELTGTSNVIWIIVFNCIGIGLLFFRKFYNVLEKVMMFLVGLMLLAFLITLFEVKPNVTGVAKGFIIPHIPEGSMGLIIAFMASCFSIVGAFYTSYLVQERKKAAKGLESRSKNSSLTGIIILGLLSAIVMICAGAILFPQGIEVKTATDMSMALEPAFGVYASAVFLIGLFAAGFSSIVGNATVGGTLLSDAFGGGGAFSSSKTRVYIALVMIVGAIISILFGGAPLELIVFAQSITIFIVPLIGVTMFFIANDKKYMGENKINPFLKISGALGLIVIVLLAVVNFIDIFLK from the coding sequence ATGTCCGCAACCAATGAAAAAAACAGCTGGATTCATGGTATCGGTCCTGGGCTGATCGTTGCCGCTCTTGTTTTTGGGCCCAGTAAACTTACCATCACTTCAAAAATTGGCGCAAACCATGAATATGGACTATTGTGGGTTATCGCTGTGGCGATCTTTTTCATGGCAGTCTATACTGTGATTGCCGAACGGATCGGGATCGCTTCAGAAAAAACGCTATTGGCCATGATAGGGGAAAGATGGGGAAAAGGATTCTCTATGCTGATAGGAATCGCGATTTTTTTAGTTTGCACCTCATTTCAGGCAGGTAATTCCGTGGGTGTGGGTATTGCAATAGGTGAATTGACCGGTACAAGCAATGTTATTTGGATTATTGTGTTCAATTGTATTGGTATCGGGCTCCTTTTTTTTAGAAAATTCTACAATGTCCTCGAGAAGGTGATGATGTTTCTGGTGGGGCTTATGTTGCTGGCATTTTTAATCACTCTCTTTGAAGTGAAGCCTAATGTCACAGGAGTGGCTAAAGGTTTTATTATTCCACATATACCGGAAGGATCAATGGGATTAATCATTGCATTTATGGCATCCTGTTTCTCAATTGTCGGCGCATTTTATACCTCTTACCTGGTACAGGAACGTAAAAAAGCGGCGAAGGGACTTGAAAGCAGATCAAAAAACAGCAGCCTGACCGGAATTATTATTCTTGGGTTACTCAGCGCGATAGTGATGATTTGTGCCGGCGCAATTCTCTTTCCCCAGGGTATCGAGGTGAAAACCGCAACGGATATGTCCATGGCTTTAGAGCCTGCCTTCGGGGTATACGCATCCGCGGTGTTCCTGATAGGGCTCTTTGCTGCAGGCTTCTCTTCCATTGTTGGCAACGCTACGGTGGGCGGCACGCTTCTAAGTGATGCATTTGGCGGCGGGGGAGCCTTCAGCTCAAGTAAAACGCGCGTTTACATCGCATTGGTTATGATCGTCGGTGCAATCATTTCAATCTTATTCGGTGGAGCACCTTTAGAGTTAATTGTTTTTGCTCAAAGTATTACAATATTTATCGTCCCTTTAATCGGCGTTACCATGTTCTTCATTGCAAATGATAAAAAGTACATGGGTGAAAATAAGATCAACCCCTTTTTAAAGATATCGGGAGCGCTCGGGTTAATTGTGATTGTTTTGCTGGCTGTGGTGAATTTCATCGATATTTTCCTAAAATAA
- a CDS encoding transposase: MELPAEVIAQIYKKRWQIEMLFKQLKQNFPLKYFLGDNENAIIIQIWSVMLANLLLMILKS, translated from the coding sequence ATGGAACTTCCTGCAGAAGTAATCGCACAGATTTATAAAAAAAGATGGCAGATCGAGATGCTTTTCAAGCAGCTGAAACAGAACTTTCCCTTGAAATATTTTCTGGGAGACAATGAAAACGCCATTATCATACAAATTTGGTCTGTTATGCTGGCCAACTTGCTGCTGATGATACTCAAAAGCTAG
- a CDS encoding TonB-dependent receptor: protein MEEFIKSKQIAYKKCNRCLKIMKLSTFFLFVCLFSTMAENLLPQQKELTLELRNVTISKAISEIERTSDYLFLITDEAKTELNKRTSIHVDKESISNILNIILDETALDYSLVERQVSLYKSTKLISRDKSELVTDEVAQQKKAITGKITDKNGETVIGANIIEIGTTNGTVTDVDGHFSLSVEENANIRVSYIGYLSQTINTSGKTSFDIILQEDTKTLEEIVAVGYGTMRKSDLTGSVASVKSQDLTAFPTIQAMQALQGRASGVHVQATNGEPGADFKVRIRGAKSISSSSDPLIVVDGFPGVTMPVSEDIQSVEVLKDASATAIYGSRGANGVILVTTKSGRVGKAKIEFNSSYSVQNVLNKLDLLKTADYIDYVNEIEPGKLTGTDYEDTDWQDEVFRQGGIQNYQLSISGGNDDSHYYVSGVIYDQKGIVIDSKFKRYSITSNLDLQALKNLKVGVKLFALREQRNGTVNMEGSGGAGQTGVLSATVLTEPTIPVYNSDGSYHSSFMTGLERDNPVAIAREMAIESEGDNLQANFFGEYQITKNLKFRSTFGAQTWSNRYGNYLPTTMYGGRSINGRGTIDGNRVTNLSNENYFTFSEKFSEIHDISLMAGYTYESSKSEFWRAQSENFLSDAFDFWNLSAGSNYRAPVSSLTESELSSFYGRLHYKLFDRYLLTFTGRYDGSSKFAKNNKWGFFPSGAIAWNIAEESFMDEIPQISQLKLRGSYGITGNQSIAAYGSLALMRTIPSVTIGNEVVNAVTPNTVANNNLTWEKTAQQDIGIDLGLFNQRISIVADYYYMKTTDQLFQVPLVSYSGYNNMWKNFGAVENKGFEFTLSTVNFNGDFKWNTDFNFSRNRNKVLELPNGADVLRSVFPGHMVGIGTTNVLREGYPMGSFFGYIYDGVYQEGDTFLPGGGFEQVAGGEKFRDINGKQDGVLTGQPDGQLNSDDRTIIGDPNPDFIWGLNNTFEYKGFDLNVFVQASQGNDIYSFTLFELELMQGFNNSTTRALDRWTPTNTNTDVPKATASRSRISSNRFVYDGSYARLKNVSLGYQLPQSLLRGSGISYARIYLSGQNLITLTDYPGFDPEVNYLGSTGMGTTSNVNLGYDYGSYPSAKSVTVGVQVKF from the coding sequence ATGGAAGAATTTATTAAATCTAAACAAATTGCATATAAAAAATGCAACCGATGCTTAAAGATCATGAAGTTGTCGACTTTCTTTTTATTTGTCTGCTTATTTAGCACAATGGCAGAGAATTTACTTCCTCAGCAAAAGGAGCTTACTCTTGAGCTGAGAAATGTGACTATTTCAAAAGCGATCTCCGAGATTGAAAGAACAAGTGATTACCTCTTTTTAATTACAGATGAGGCAAAAACGGAGCTTAATAAAAGAACCTCTATCCATGTAGACAAAGAGAGTATCAGTAATATACTGAATATTATCCTGGACGAAACTGCTCTGGACTATAGCCTGGTAGAAAGACAAGTTTCACTTTATAAAAGTACAAAACTTATATCCCGGGATAAATCCGAGTTGGTTACAGACGAGGTTGCACAACAGAAAAAAGCAATCACTGGAAAAATCACTGATAAAAACGGTGAAACCGTGATCGGGGCCAACATCATTGAAATAGGCACTACCAACGGGACAGTGACAGACGTAGATGGACATTTTTCACTCAGTGTGGAAGAGAACGCAAATATTCGTGTATCATATATCGGATATTTAAGCCAGACAATCAACACATCCGGTAAAACAAGCTTTGATATTATTTTACAGGAAGATACCAAAACATTGGAAGAAATTGTTGCAGTCGGTTATGGCACTATGAGAAAATCAGATCTGACTGGCTCAGTAGCTAGTGTCAAATCACAAGATTTAACCGCCTTCCCAACAATTCAGGCAATGCAGGCTTTACAGGGAAGGGCATCAGGTGTACATGTCCAAGCCACTAACGGCGAACCTGGAGCCGACTTTAAAGTGCGTATCCGGGGTGCAAAATCCATTAGTTCGTCAAGCGACCCATTAATCGTTGTCGATGGTTTCCCTGGCGTTACGATGCCGGTGAGTGAAGATATTCAGTCTGTCGAAGTATTAAAAGATGCCTCTGCTACTGCTATTTACGGCTCACGCGGAGCAAACGGTGTTATTTTGGTAACAACCAAAAGTGGTAGAGTGGGAAAAGCCAAAATCGAATTTAACTCCTCCTATTCTGTACAGAACGTGCTTAATAAACTGGATTTACTTAAAACGGCTGATTATATCGATTATGTAAATGAAATTGAGCCTGGGAAACTGACAGGTACAGACTATGAAGATACCGACTGGCAGGACGAAGTATTCCGGCAGGGAGGTATACAAAATTATCAACTTTCTATCTCGGGAGGTAACGACGATAGTCACTATTATGTTTCAGGCGTTATTTACGATCAGAAAGGGATTGTGATTGATTCCAAATTCAAACGTTATTCGATCACCAGTAACCTTGATTTACAAGCGCTTAAGAACCTCAAGGTAGGCGTTAAACTTTTTGCATTAAGAGAGCAAAGAAATGGGACAGTGAACATGGAAGGGAGCGGTGGCGCCGGGCAGACCGGTGTCCTGTCGGCAACAGTTTTGACCGAACCTACCATTCCTGTTTATAATTCAGACGGGTCATACCACAGCTCTTTCATGACTGGTCTTGAAAGAGACAACCCCGTTGCCATTGCGAGGGAAATGGCTATTGAAAGCGAAGGCGACAACCTGCAGGCCAACTTCTTTGGAGAGTATCAAATAACAAAGAATTTAAAATTCCGGTCAACTTTTGGAGCGCAGACCTGGTCTAACCGCTACGGAAACTACTTACCCACAACCATGTATGGCGGCAGAAGTATCAATGGTCGTGGTACCATTGACGGGAACAGGGTTACAAACTTATCCAATGAAAACTATTTCACCTTCAGTGAAAAGTTCAGCGAAATTCATGATATATCTTTAATGGCCGGTTATACTTACGAGTCATCTAAATCTGAATTTTGGCGCGCCCAGAGCGAAAATTTTCTTTCAGACGCTTTTGATTTTTGGAACTTATCTGCAGGATCCAACTACAGAGCTCCTGTTTCCTCTTTAACAGAATCAGAGTTATCGTCTTTCTACGGAAGGCTTCATTATAAATTATTTGACCGTTACCTGCTTACTTTCACAGGCCGCTATGACGGATCATCAAAATTTGCTAAAAACAATAAATGGGGCTTTTTTCCATCAGGCGCTATTGCGTGGAATATTGCAGAAGAAAGTTTTATGGATGAGATACCTCAGATCAGCCAGCTAAAGTTGCGCGGCAGCTATGGTATAACAGGAAACCAATCGATTGCTGCCTACGGATCTTTGGCACTGATGAGAACAATACCCAGTGTTACAATTGGTAACGAAGTTGTAAATGCCGTCACGCCCAATACAGTAGCTAATAATAATCTTACCTGGGAAAAAACAGCTCAGCAGGATATCGGTATTGATTTGGGGTTATTTAATCAACGTATTTCAATTGTTGCTGACTATTATTATATGAAAACCACCGATCAACTGTTCCAGGTTCCCCTGGTTTCATACTCCGGTTACAATAATATGTGGAAAAACTTTGGTGCGGTCGAAAATAAAGGATTTGAATTTACCCTGTCGACCGTAAACTTTAACGGAGACTTTAAGTGGAATACCGATTTTAATTTCTCTAGAAACCGGAATAAAGTACTGGAATTACCTAATGGCGCCGACGTCTTAAGAAGCGTATTTCCAGGGCACATGGTTGGAATCGGTACTACCAATGTGTTGAGAGAAGGTTATCCCATGGGGTCGTTCTTTGGGTATATTTATGATGGGGTTTACCAGGAGGGTGATACTTTTCTTCCCGGCGGTGGCTTTGAACAGGTTGCAGGCGGTGAAAAATTCCGAGACATAAACGGAAAGCAGGATGGTGTACTTACAGGTCAGCCTGACGGTCAGTTGAACAGCGATGACAGGACGATTATCGGTGACCCCAATCCTGATTTCATTTGGGGTTTAAATAATACCTTTGAATATAAAGGATTTGATTTGAATGTTTTTGTTCAGGCATCCCAAGGAAATGATATTTATAGTTTTACTTTGTTTGAACTGGAATTAATGCAGGGATTCAACAATTCTACTACCAGGGCGCTTGACCGTTGGACACCAACAAATACCAACACCGATGTTCCAAAAGCAACAGCTTCCCGCTCAAGAATTTCGTCAAATCGTTTTGTTTATGATGGAAGCTATGCCCGGTTGAAAAATGTATCCTTAGGCTACCAGTTGCCACAGTCGTTACTTCGTGGCTCTGGTATCAGCTATGCAAGAATTTATCTGAGTGGTCAGAATCTAATAACCCTTACTGATTATCCAGGTTTTGACCCGGAGGTGAATTATTTGGGATCTACCGGTATGGGAACTACAAGTAATGTTAACTTAGGTTATGATTATGGAAGTTATCCAAGTGCGAAATCCGTTACTGTTGGAGTACAGGTAAAATTTTAA
- a CDS encoding dihydrodipicolinate synthase family protein, producing MAETIKKEVLTRLKEGGFIPAHPLALNEDLTIDEASQRRLTRYYISCGVDGIAIGVHTTQFEIRDPEYSYFERVLAIAADEIARSGAGSSFIKVAGICGPVQQAVKEAEIAVSLGYDLGLLSMGGLDNLSEDELIARAKAVARVIPVFGFYLQPSVEGRVFSYSFWEEFCKIDHIYAIKAAPFNRYYTLDVIRAVCNSPRNNEIALYTGNDDNIVLDLITPYSIKADNRLVEKRFAGGLLGHFAVWTKKSVELFHFIKEGLRENSLNHEEILKIAGEITDMNGALFDVANNFKGSISGIHEILRRQGLMKGTWCLNPREQLSKGQSEELDRVTSQYARWTDDEYVKLFIVNDKG from the coding sequence ATGGCAGAAACGATAAAAAAAGAGGTGTTAACCAGGTTAAAAGAGGGCGGATTCATTCCTGCGCACCCCTTGGCATTAAACGAGGATTTAACTATAGATGAAGCGTCCCAGAGAAGATTAACGCGCTATTATATTTCCTGTGGTGTGGATGGAATAGCCATCGGGGTGCATACCACCCAGTTCGAGATAAGGGATCCGGAATACAGTTATTTTGAAAGAGTGCTGGCGATTGCTGCTGATGAAATCGCACGCTCCGGGGCAGGATCTTCCTTTATTAAAGTGGCAGGCATCTGCGGGCCGGTCCAACAGGCAGTCAAAGAGGCTGAAATCGCTGTAAGCCTCGGGTATGATCTGGGTCTGTTAAGCATGGGAGGATTGGATAATCTCTCTGAGGATGAGCTGATCGCCCGCGCAAAGGCTGTGGCCCGGGTAATACCCGTTTTTGGATTTTACCTCCAACCATCCGTGGAAGGAAGAGTATTCAGTTACTCTTTCTGGGAAGAGTTCTGCAAGATCGATCATATATACGCGATAAAAGCAGCTCCTTTCAACAGGTATTATACCTTGGATGTGATCAGGGCTGTGTGCAACTCTCCCAGGAACAATGAGATCGCGCTATATACGGGAAATGATGACAACATTGTTCTCGATTTGATCACGCCCTATTCAATTAAGGCGGACAACCGTTTGGTTGAAAAAAGATTCGCTGGGGGATTGCTGGGGCATTTCGCGGTCTGGACCAAAAAGTCGGTCGAACTGTTTCATTTTATCAAAGAGGGACTGAGAGAGAACAGTCTCAACCATGAAGAGATACTTAAAATTGCTGGTGAGATTACCGACATGAACGGGGCGCTCTTTGATGTGGCCAACAATTTTAAAGGTTCTATCTCCGGAATCCATGAAATTTTAAGAAGGCAGGGGTTGATGAAGGGTACCTGGTGTTTGAACCCGCGCGAACAATTGTCAAAGGGACAATCAGAGGAGCTTGACCGTGTCACCTCCCAATATGCGCGGTGGACGGATGATGAATATGTAAAGCTGTTTATTGTCAACGATAAAGGTTGA
- a CDS encoding sigma-70 family RNA polymerase sigma factor, with amino-acid sequence MESIDNQWKKFLEEGDNLSFSLIYKKHIDELFSYGISLGIPTEICKDALQNTFYKLYITREKLHHVENITAYIFKTFKNCLINLNKKERHREKIVSFPNSFSIQVTVLDDIISNEKAELIKKKVESLLSKLTPNQREAVYLKYMIGLQHKEIAEVLNINEESARKLLYRAMEKLREYASQDNHPESLFLFTLLYLIR; translated from the coding sequence ATGGAATCAATTGATAATCAATGGAAGAAATTCCTGGAAGAGGGAGATAATCTCTCTTTCTCTCTTATCTATAAAAAACATATAGATGAGCTATTCTCTTATGGAATCAGCTTGGGAATTCCGACTGAGATATGTAAAGATGCCCTGCAGAATACCTTTTACAAACTGTACATTACCAGAGAGAAGCTTCATCATGTAGAAAATATCACCGCTTATATATTCAAGACTTTCAAAAATTGCCTCATAAATTTGAATAAAAAGGAGAGGCACAGGGAGAAAATTGTCTCTTTTCCAAACTCATTTTCCATTCAAGTCACAGTACTGGATGATATCATTAGCAATGAAAAAGCCGAATTGATTAAGAAAAAAGTGGAATCATTGTTAAGCAAGTTAACACCAAATCAGCGTGAAGCTGTTTATCTGAAATATATGATCGGTTTGCAGCACAAGGAAATAGCAGAAGTTTTGAATATCAATGAGGAGTCTGCAAGAAAATTACTGTACAGAGCCATGGAGAAACTACGCGAGTATGCTTCCCAAGATAATCACCCCGAGAGCTTATTCCTATTCACTCTACTCTATCTGATACGATAG
- a CDS encoding RagB/SusD family nutrient uptake outer membrane protein, with amino-acid sequence MKLSKLYILPLLTLFVLGCTDLVENPVGRLIPDGFIKSEKDVQTAIYGAYGKIASDNYWGREMAAAIMLRSDMVDIGNRSTVAARIQINDFNANSTNAMIGTFWPMAYQSIDAVNTAIDGAEALEPTDGIKALIGEAKFVRAFTYFNLVRLFGDIPYIDEPVRDPEAVATISRTSESTVYQNIIGDLNYAKENLPMGHPLDDIRSRPSRGTAYTMLADVYLTIGNWQEAYNHAKWVIDNAGSLNYSLEADYQDLFDSGKQDGMPEHIFAIEYKRGSAWPYDYDSHAAFTGMSGSDEVAGFDVAVPSLAVYSTWDSRDYRKKVALADSAHYNGLLVPYTKFQGTQRPHIAKYWRRMGVPRDLVTDTENNYAIYRFAEVLLTAAEALNEVSGPTAEAQGYVNQVRARARNWAGKATDFPADVNTGISKDDFRTLVLEERRLELSFEFKRWWDIKRRKMGDDVFKGPNSLEPHPNFNDNQYLLPIMQRDIDLNQNLTQNPGY; translated from the coding sequence ATGAAATTATCAAAATTATATATATTACCACTATTAACACTTTTCGTGTTGGGTTGTACTGATTTAGTGGAAAATCCGGTTGGAAGACTGATTCCTGATGGGTTTATCAAATCTGAGAAAGATGTGCAGACGGCAATCTACGGAGCATACGGAAAAATTGCCTCGGATAATTATTGGGGAAGAGAAATGGCAGCAGCGATTATGCTGCGCAGTGACATGGTTGATATTGGGAATCGTTCAACAGTAGCGGCAAGAATTCAAATCAACGACTTCAATGCAAACTCTACAAATGCTATGATAGGGACATTCTGGCCAATGGCATACCAATCTATAGATGCAGTTAATACAGCGATCGATGGTGCGGAGGCGCTCGAACCTACAGACGGCATAAAAGCCCTTATTGGGGAAGCAAAATTTGTACGGGCTTTTACCTATTTTAATCTTGTACGCCTTTTTGGAGACATCCCTTATATAGATGAACCCGTAAGAGATCCGGAAGCTGTAGCGACTATTTCCAGAACGTCGGAGTCAACTGTCTATCAAAATATTATTGGTGATCTAAACTACGCCAAAGAAAATCTCCCCATGGGACATCCATTGGATGATATCCGTAGCAGGCCATCAAGAGGTACTGCATATACCATGTTGGCTGATGTATATCTGACTATAGGGAACTGGCAAGAAGCTTACAATCATGCAAAATGGGTAATTGACAATGCAGGAAGTCTAAACTATTCACTAGAAGCAGATTATCAAGATCTTTTTGATTCGGGCAAACAAGACGGTATGCCGGAACATATTTTTGCTATTGAATACAAAAGAGGATCAGCATGGCCTTACGATTATGATAGTCACGCCGCATTTACGGGAATGTCAGGTAGTGATGAAGTCGCAGGCTTTGATGTTGCTGTCCCTTCGTTGGCAGTTTATTCCACCTGGGATAGCAGAGACTATCGAAAAAAAGTGGCTCTTGCCGATAGCGCACATTATAATGGCCTGCTTGTGCCATATACTAAGTTTCAGGGTACACAACGCCCGCATATTGCCAAATACTGGCGGCGAATGGGAGTTCCGCGTGACCTGGTTACTGATACTGAAAATAATTACGCCATCTACCGATTTGCAGAGGTTTTACTCACAGCAGCAGAAGCATTGAATGAGGTAAGCGGCCCTACTGCAGAAGCACAGGGATATGTAAACCAAGTGCGTGCCAGAGCACGGAACTGGGCAGGAAAAGCAACCGATTTTCCTGCAGACGTGAATACCGGAATTTCCAAAGATGATTTCAGGACCCTTGTCCTGGAGGAAAGGAGGCTCGAACTCAGCTTTGAATTTAAACGCTGGTGGGATATCAAGCGTCGGAAAATGGGAGATGATGTTTTCAAAGGGCCCAACTCCCTGGAACCTCATCCTAATTTTAATGACAACCAATATTTGTTGCCAATCATGCAGCGGGACATTGACTTGAATCAGAATCTGACTCAAAACCCCGGATACTAA
- a CDS encoding NAD(P)-dependent oxidoreductase yields MTKEDVLSDYLKPSRRLANDIAKIEGDILILGAGGKMGPAMAKLAQDAINEAGIEKKIIAVSRFSEDSVFERLNSQGIETIKADLLNDNDLDKLPQIPNIIYLAGHKFGTSGNESYTWTMNSYLPGKVAEKFHKSNIVVFSSGNVYPLSPVVNGGMTEDMQASPVGEYAQSCLGRERVFAYFSRKNSTPMFIYRLNYANDVAYGVLLEIAKSVKEEGEIDLSMGNVNVIWQGDANEIAIRALLHCSTPPRVVNVTGPEMISVRWLANEFGKIFGKSPKFSGIESSDALLSNAAECFKLFGYPNVSLKQMVELIGCWVAEGGKTINKPTHFQERKGEF; encoded by the coding sequence ATGACAAAAGAAGATGTGCTAAGCGATTATCTAAAACCTTCACGGAGGTTGGCCAATGACATTGCCAAAATAGAGGGTGATATCCTTATCCTGGGTGCCGGGGGAAAAATGGGCCCGGCAATGGCAAAGCTGGCTCAGGATGCCATCAATGAGGCTGGAATTGAGAAAAAAATTATTGCTGTATCCCGCTTCTCCGAAGATTCCGTTTTCGAAAGATTAAATAGTCAGGGGATAGAGACAATTAAGGCTGATCTGTTAAACGACAATGATCTGGATAAACTGCCCCAGATTCCGAATATAATTTATCTTGCAGGACACAAATTCGGTACGTCCGGGAACGAGTCTTATACCTGGACAATGAACTCCTATTTGCCCGGGAAAGTAGCCGAAAAATTTCACAAGTCTAATATAGTCGTTTTCTCTTCCGGAAACGTGTATCCCTTATCACCCGTCGTGAACGGGGGAATGACAGAGGATATGCAGGCTTCGCCAGTAGGCGAGTATGCTCAGTCCTGTTTGGGAAGAGAGCGCGTTTTCGCATATTTTTCCCGTAAAAACAGCACGCCTATGTTTATTTACCGCCTCAATTATGCGAATGATGTAGCGTATGGCGTTTTATTGGAAATTGCCAAATCCGTCAAGGAGGAAGGAGAGATTGACTTGAGCATGGGGAACGTGAATGTTATTTGGCAGGGTGACGCCAACGAAATCGCCATAAGAGCGCTGCTACATTGCTCAACACCCCCAAGAGTAGTAAATGTGACCGGTCCGGAGATGATTTCCGTAAGATGGCTGGCCAATGAATTTGGTAAGATATTCGGTAAATCCCCAAAATTTTCAGGCATTGAATCATCTGATGCCCTGCTGAGCAATGCCGCCGAATGTTTCAAACTCTTTGGCTATCCGAATGTCAGCCTGAAACAGATGGTTGAGCTGATTGGATGCTGGGTGGCGGAAGGTGGAAAGACAATAAATAAACCCACCCATTTCCAGGAGAGGAAAGGTGAATTCTAA
- a CDS encoding FecR domain-containing protein, with product MNKIIHTSQQTDHFLQNEDFIKWRLFQTKESEDYWKDFKLKNPHLEVALQNAISQFDAIEINKYHLSEHDKKDIYDMVFQKINQYKRRRLIIWVSSAAAIMLLGVMSLLFMNQMNKESGYMSEQKNEIIVGETLPEEEIYLISAGKKINLAQNVQIGLTEDGNALVTDSTSSKKVLTLAKSELNRLVVPYGKRSKLILSDGTEVWLNSGTQLDFPSEFNGNTREIFIEGEIFIDVAHNAQVPFIVHAQDMDIRVQGTSFNISAYSDESSKTVVLVEGKVRIGRGSTHIAELLPNEKIDITENNFLKETVDVSEYISWRKGVLEFNSTPMSEILRKIGRYYNVQFDENTDVKLNELTCTGKLFLSNNLDSVMTSVSILSSTLYKRENNTIHIIKKEMPMK from the coding sequence GTGAATAAAATAATTCATACATCTCAGCAGACTGATCACTTTCTTCAGAATGAAGATTTCATCAAGTGGAGGCTATTTCAAACGAAAGAATCAGAGGATTACTGGAAAGATTTCAAGTTAAAGAATCCACATTTGGAAGTTGCCCTACAGAATGCCATCAGCCAGTTTGATGCCATTGAAATCAACAAGTATCATCTGTCAGAACATGACAAAAAGGATATTTATGATATGGTCTTTCAAAAGATCAACCAATACAAGAGACGCAGACTGATAATATGGGTAAGTTCTGCTGCTGCCATTATGCTCCTGGGTGTTATGTCACTTTTATTTATGAATCAGATGAATAAAGAGAGTGGGTATATGTCAGAGCAGAAAAATGAAATAATTGTTGGGGAAACATTGCCAGAGGAAGAAATTTATCTTATTTCAGCTGGTAAAAAAATAAACCTGGCTCAGAATGTACAAATTGGTCTCACTGAGGATGGAAATGCCTTGGTCACGGACAGTACATCATCAAAAAAAGTGCTGACGTTAGCCAAATCAGAATTAAACAGATTAGTTGTTCCTTACGGTAAAAGATCAAAACTGATACTTTCTGACGGGACTGAAGTATGGCTTAATTCGGGGACACAACTTGATTTCCCTTCTGAATTTAATGGGAATACACGTGAGATTTTCATTGAAGGTGAGATTTTCATTGATGTTGCCCACAATGCGCAGGTACCTTTTATCGTGCATGCACAGGATATGGATATTCGAGTTCAAGGAACCTCATTTAACATCTCTGCTTATAGCGATGAAAGCAGTAAGACCGTTGTGTTGGTCGAAGGGAAAGTAAGAATAGGGAGAGGGTCGACACATATAGCCGAGCTATTACCAAACGAGAAAATCGATATCACTGAAAACAACTTTCTGAAAGAGACTGTCGATGTATCAGAGTATATCAGCTGGAGAAAGGGTGTGCTGGAATTTAACAGTACACCCATGTCTGAAATTCTGAGGAAAATCGGACGCTACTACAATGTACAATTCGACGAAAACACGGATGTGAAACTAAATGAACTAACCTGTACTGGCAAGTTATTCCTTTCGAACAATCTGGACAGTGTAATGACTTCGGTTTCTATACTTTCCTCCACGCTATACAAAAGAGAAAATAATACAATACATATCATTAAAAAAGAGATGCCTATGAAATAA